The Desulfovibrio sp. genome includes a region encoding these proteins:
- a CDS encoding acyltransferase domain-containing protein, with amino-acid sequence MRQDYENPVPGTLQDEIVLDGVRYANLQQAGQQWRIGAVNPAWRQELLALPANPDDEALVRLEARGLWIAPERADGPPPLAVMCCGLGAVWPGMGRELYDNFPAARAAMDRIAAVADWDILGLMDETGVEKISLTRWQSPYVFMLEYAQWSVLSSLGLRPSLFCGHSLGEMIALCFSGILAPEVAWYILDTRAVHMAELEAGASRETGMMAVHADAEIINEACATWPELYVSNYNTPHQFILSGPRGVLQEARKSLRKRRIPAIVLNVSLAFHHPSMRVLRDISLRRLSALDMSAPERPMLSGITADFYPEDQPSICQYIADLDENSVRWTECVQTMWNREGIRYFLELGPQDTLCSLAADNEPQAKCLTAGRKGKEVEGMRQACAHLYSLGYLRRDAVVRRAHLAASGGEARLLACKPAPHCGLRPAVVGNGANACASAVSDAPQPRVMETEKVELAAPVIEASDSAPVTASHAESMAVVLQILAQACGRPVEDLRPEMDLRYDLALRSSRFPHIVQDVEKALGITVNFEDLLQVSTIGDLGRVLSGGSAFAGQAEQAAERASTTAKLCADPLRRFAPIKALPADGHNSDLRLEPLPLDSSASGINLQPGDVVLLCVLDAHILPRLLSGIAPLGCVLGVPQPLLERCAPLAKAGARLMPLDIDLGKGGETALVASQLQAVIADFAQAQGRVDGLFFVPPVPAGIMVAPSADDVPPHAAPERLGVLMDAAIAAAVPHGLRFVGSCSVLPPEVENCIFDAPLEKALDAAAHAHNVAVRAIRMLHGPERASLDEWGDMLARELLCGTAEQVIWVRPGALDGPVVCEEPPARDIIKENPLRFPLVFPEPHPAYRSTATLFQGGCHFSRFADKTLELYGAQQGNCLGADVPRLPVCRSLEAMLESSRQALPWLTVTGFCDLRFFDAPELPPGITRECRVTAEAEPWLMQEKVMTRMCRSELAVRGLTPNGRHTAQYALVSEGMVWLAAHRSSVRPLWEEMPAAASVVSPVFGTGPFYIAAGLGREWRLVDNFCALPDDLFSGALSLPQTCIAPGADSGYTGDMLVVEGVLQAAWLAITSEYSKDFSDTAALAATMQEWALHAVGFIRIGPARADGPLRILMQRSWANARLRRFDAQVIDQDGHVFLTIHHLEFDRRDQAGLSPAVNPSA; translated from the coding sequence ATGCGTCAGGACTACGAAAATCCAGTACCAGGCACCTTACAAGACGAAATAGTTCTTGATGGCGTGCGTTATGCCAACCTGCAACAGGCTGGCCAGCAGTGGCGCATTGGTGCCGTCAACCCCGCATGGCGGCAGGAATTATTGGCTCTGCCAGCAAATCCCGATGACGAAGCCCTTGTCAGGCTGGAAGCGCGCGGTCTGTGGATCGCGCCGGAGCGGGCTGACGGCCCGCCGCCCTTGGCGGTGATGTGCTGCGGTCTTGGGGCGGTCTGGCCTGGAATGGGCCGCGAACTGTACGACAATTTTCCCGCAGCCCGAGCAGCTATGGATCGCATTGCCGCCGTGGCGGACTGGGACATCCTTGGCCTCATGGATGAAACGGGCGTGGAGAAAATCAGCCTTACCCGCTGGCAATCTCCTTACGTATTCATGCTGGAGTATGCCCAGTGGAGCGTATTGTCTTCGCTGGGGCTGCGCCCCTCGCTTTTTTGCGGCCATAGCCTTGGTGAAATGATCGCCCTCTGTTTTTCAGGCATACTGGCCCCCGAAGTGGCGTGGTATATCTTGGATACGCGCGCCGTACACATGGCTGAGCTGGAGGCTGGGGCCTCCCGCGAAACAGGCATGATGGCCGTGCACGCGGATGCCGAGATCATCAACGAAGCCTGCGCCACGTGGCCCGAACTCTATGTTTCCAACTACAACACGCCGCATCAGTTTATTCTGAGCGGCCCTCGGGGTGTGTTGCAGGAAGCCCGCAAGAGCCTGCGCAAGCGCCGCATTCCTGCCATTGTGCTCAATGTGAGCCTGGCTTTCCACCATCCCAGCATGCGCGTGCTGCGCGACATTTCTTTGCGCCGTCTGAGCGCCCTCGACATGTCTGCGCCCGAAAGACCCATGCTGAGTGGCATTACCGCAGATTTCTACCCTGAAGATCAACCCTCCATCTGCCAGTACATCGCCGATCTTGATGAAAATTCCGTGCGGTGGACAGAATGTGTGCAGACCATGTGGAACCGCGAGGGCATCCGGTATTTTCTTGAACTTGGCCCGCAGGATACGCTGTGCAGCCTTGCGGCTGACAATGAGCCGCAGGCAAAATGCCTGACCGCAGGGCGCAAGGGGAAAGAAGTGGAGGGCATGCGTCAGGCTTGCGCCCACCTGTATTCGTTGGGTTACCTGCGGCGGGATGCTGTGGTCCGGCGGGCACATCTGGCGGCAAGCGGCGGCGAAGCCCGCTTGCTGGCCTGCAAACCTGCGCCCCACTGCGGTTTACGCCCCGCTGTGGTTGGCAATGGTGCAAATGCCTGCGCTTCGGCGGTGTCAGATGCACCGCAACCCCGTGTCATGGAAACAGAAAAGGTTGAACTTGCCGCCCCTGTCATCGAAGCGTCTGATTCCGCACCTGTAACGGCATCCCATGCCGAAAGCATGGCGGTGGTTCTGCAAATTCTGGCTCAGGCCTGCGGCAGGCCGGTCGAGGATCTGCGTCCAGAAATGGATCTGCGGTATGATCTTGCCCTGCGCTCCAGCCGTTTTCCCCATATTGTGCAGGATGTGGAAAAGGCCCTTGGCATTACCGTCAATTTTGAAGATCTGTTGCAGGTGTCGACCATTGGAGATCTTGGCCGGGTGCTTTCCGGCGGCTCCGCCTTTGCCGGGCAGGCTGAGCAGGCCGCAGAAAGGGCCAGCACAACTGCAAAACTCTGTGCGGACCCGCTGCGCAGGTTTGCCCCCATTAAGGCCTTGCCCGCTGATGGGCACAATAGTGATCTGCGCCTTGAACCTCTGCCCCTTGATTCCAGTGCTTCAGGGATAAATCTCCAGCCCGGCGATGTTGTGCTCCTCTGCGTGTTGGATGCTCACATATTGCCCCGCCTGCTGAGCGGCATTGCACCCCTGGGATGCGTGCTGGGCGTGCCCCAGCCGCTGCTTGAGCGGTGCGCTCCCCTTGCCAAGGCCGGCGCAAGATTGATGCCGCTCGATATCGACTTGGGAAAAGGCGGCGAAACCGCTCTTGTAGCCAGTCAGTTGCAGGCGGTCATAGCCGATTTCGCACAGGCACAGGGCCGAGTGGACGGGCTGTTTTTTGTGCCGCCAGTTCCGGCTGGCATCATGGTTGCGCCTTCTGCCGATGACGTGCCGCCACATGCTGCGCCGGAGCGCCTTGGCGTGTTGATGGATGCGGCGATTGCGGCCGCCGTGCCGCACGGCCTGCGCTTTGTCGGCAGTTGCTCCGTGCTGCCTCCCGAAGTGGAAAACTGTATTTTTGACGCCCCGCTGGAAAAAGCCCTGGATGCGGCGGCTCACGCTCATAATGTGGCTGTGCGGGCAATCCGCATGTTGCACGGCCCTGAAAGAGCGAGCCTTGACGAATGGGGTGATATGCTGGCGCGTGAACTTCTTTGCGGCACAGCCGAGCAGGTAATCTGGGTGCGGCCCGGAGCCCTTGACGGCCCGGTTGTGTGCGAGGAGCCGCCCGCCCGGGACATCATCAAGGAGAATCCATTGAGGTTCCCGTTGGTGTTTCCTGAGCCTCATCCCGCATACCGCTCAACCGCCACCCTGTTTCAGGGGGGCTGCCATTTTTCGCGCTTTGCCGACAAAACGCTGGAGTTGTACGGGGCACAGCAGGGCAACTGTCTTGGGGCTGATGTGCCCCGCCTGCCGGTTTGCCGCAGTCTGGAGGCCATGCTCGAGAGCTCGAGGCAAGCTTTGCCCTGGCTGACAGTTACGGGCTTTTGCGATTTGCGGTTTTTTGATGCTCCGGAACTGCCGCCGGGCATTACTCGCGAATGTCGTGTGACCGCTGAGGCGGAACCCTGGCTGATGCAGGAAAAAGTCATGACGCGCATGTGCCGCAGTGAGCTTGCGGTGCGTGGATTGACGCCCAATGGCAGACATACTGCACAGTACGCGCTGGTGAGCGAGGGTATGGTGTGGCTTGCGGCTCATCGCAGCAGTGTGCGCCCCCTGTGGGAAGAAATGCCTGCGGCAGCCTCCGTGGTAAGCCCTGTGTTTGGCACTGGGCCATTCTATATTGCTGCCGGACTGGGCCGCGAGTGGCGCTTGGTGGATAATTTCTGTGCGTTGCCCGACGACTTGTTTTCTGGCGCGTTGAGTTTGCCCCAGACATGCATTGCCCCCGGCGCTGATTCTGGCTATACTGGGGACATGCTTGTGGTGGAGGGCGTATTGCAGGCTGCATGGCTTGCCATAACATCCGAATACTCCAAGGATTTTTCTGACACTGCCGCTCTTGCTGCCACTATGCAGGAGTGGGCTTTGCATGCTGTGGGCTTTATCCGCATCGGGCCTGCCCGTGCGGACGGCCCCTTGCGCATATTGATGCAGCGATCCTGGGCCAATGCACGGTTGCGTCGTTTTGACGCGCAGGTCATTGATCAGGACGGGCATGTTTTTTTGACGATTCACCATCTAGAATTTGACCGACGTGATCAGGCAGGGCTTTCCCCAGCCGTGAATCCCTCGGCATAA
- a CDS encoding TolC family protein, with protein sequence MLTAQANLTTRLFLPLLLVAALLAGACSNKAGLKSPELPAKHWLEEAPGVPVENKAKLEAAVPNLYDPKKVFSFEDCVFLTIQQSPALVNSAVNIEIKRLAQTDAVWKYLPEPRMNFTVSNNLTRYNMDNKDTPSDYGQTRFRVGFYAAFPNPMATYFEHKVQTAMVNLAISTHRKAVGKAIGKIGEAYLQLQAQQKIVEAQKELLPLGKELVDYWKKVEAVDGRQGVSLNMAIQHQRELELKLEQTRMKEVMQRTQLKILAGVEPQQRLEVDTKSADSVLAGFDGRKLTWEERWPATEDDLLLRGQVTLGDYNIMVAWAQYMPTMSIALNNNPPSGQYQPPSGSEDTFLHLTFDFPLIDWGRRYRGVQTARMVKAQAFHELARKRSDYSNKWLQSEQRVALAETELKLAKTRLDTASMQYKEAQISFHEGIAQLPDMASKQEDMVQARIAYISAELDYKLAQLEWMDLSNSLAQRFLGLPAKELL encoded by the coding sequence ATGCTCACTGCACAAGCAAACCTTACTACACGTCTTTTTCTGCCGCTGCTGCTTGTGGCGGCCCTGCTTGCCGGAGCCTGTTCCAACAAGGCAGGGCTCAAGTCGCCAGAACTTCCCGCCAAACACTGGCTTGAGGAAGCCCCAGGCGTGCCTGTTGAAAACAAGGCCAAGCTTGAAGCCGCAGTGCCGAACCTCTATGATCCCAAGAAGGTTTTTTCCTTTGAAGATTGCGTGTTCCTGACCATTCAGCAGTCGCCTGCCCTGGTCAACAGCGCCGTGAATATTGAAATCAAGCGTCTCGCCCAGACAGACGCCGTGTGGAAGTACCTTCCCGAGCCGCGCATGAATTTTACAGTGTCCAATAACCTGACCCGGTATAATATGGACAACAAGGATACGCCCAGCGATTACGGTCAAACCCGGTTCCGTGTGGGCTTTTATGCAGCCTTCCCCAATCCCATGGCCACCTATTTTGAGCACAAGGTGCAGACTGCCATGGTCAACCTGGCAATTTCCACCCACCGCAAGGCCGTGGGCAAGGCCATTGGCAAGATTGGCGAAGCCTATCTCCAGCTTCAGGCCCAGCAGAAGATTGTAGAAGCGCAGAAAGAGCTGCTGCCGCTCGGCAAGGAACTTGTGGATTACTGGAAGAAGGTTGAGGCTGTTGATGGCCGCCAGGGCGTTTCGCTCAACATGGCCATTCAGCACCAGCGCGAGCTTGAACTCAAGCTGGAGCAGACCCGCATGAAGGAAGTTATGCAGCGTACACAGCTCAAGATTCTTGCTGGCGTTGAGCCGCAGCAGAGACTTGAAGTGGATACCAAGAGCGCTGATTCCGTGCTGGCTGGTTTTGATGGCCGCAAGCTCACCTGGGAAGAACGCTGGCCTGCCACAGAAGACGACCTGCTGCTTCGCGGGCAGGTGACTCTGGGCGATTACAATATCATGGTTGCCTGGGCCCAGTACATGCCGACCATGTCCATTGCGCTGAATAACAATCCGCCTTCGGGGCAGTATCAGCCTCCGAGCGGCTCAGAAGACACCTTTTTGCATCTGACCTTTGACTTTCCGCTTATCGACTGGGGTCGCAGGTACCGTGGCGTGCAGACCGCGCGCATGGTCAAGGCCCAGGCCTTCCACGAGCTGGCCCGCAAACGTTCGGACTACTCCAATAAATGGCTCCAGAGCGAGCAGCGGGTAGCCCTGGCCGAAACGGAACTCAAGCTCGCCAAGACCCGTTTGGACACTGCCAGCATGCAGTACAAGGAAGCCCAGATTTCTTTCCACGAAGGTATTGCGCAGCTGCCCGACATGGCCTCCAAGCAGGAAGACATGGTTCAGGCGCGCATAGCCTACATCAGTGCAGAGCTTGACTATAAACTGGCCCAGCTTGAGTGGATGGATCTGTCAAATTCCCTGGCCCAGCGCTTCCTCGGCCTGCCTGCTAAGGAGTTGCTGTAA
- a CDS encoding glycosyltransferase, with product MDALPVVAYVLLWFPLSSETFIFREVVQLMARGLPVRAYTMYGKSLSGCSEEMRKFTGPVERMGVGGTLRILRAFVRALSCNPLKVWGLMRKGFFHRMRNMESLGENLWCFMAGFLLAELCVRDGVKLIHSPWANGPATASWVASRLTGIPFAFTGRAGDIYPEDGLLREKSADALFIRTNNHANVSWLRNFCPVGQEHKVHAIYNSLTFTPKGQCAVSMRPPYRLLAVGRFARTKGFPDLLSAMARLQRENVPVSLTLVGNGRWRLKLMGMRDRLGLKNIVHMPGFIPHDQICGYMLDHDMLIMPSVVHSNGDRDGIPNVIMEALSHRMPVIATDVCGISEVIINGETGLLTPQRNPRALADAVRHMVEDREHASRMAEAGRARVEKMFDRENNITALLRLYVDESRRYWSHSGRQTGSTAEDGIPTAMNAGAAGHA from the coding sequence ATGGACGCCTTGCCGGTTGTTGCCTATGTTCTGCTTTGGTTTCCCCTCTCCTCCGAAACGTTTATTTTTCGTGAGGTTGTACAGCTCATGGCGCGGGGATTGCCTGTGCGCGCCTATACCATGTACGGGAAAAGCCTGAGCGGCTGTAGCGAAGAAATGCGCAAGTTTACCGGGCCGGTGGAGCGCATGGGCGTTGGCGGCACACTGCGCATCCTCCGGGCTTTCGTACGTGCGCTTTCATGCAATCCGCTCAAAGTCTGGGGTCTCATGCGCAAGGGATTTTTCCATCGCATGCGCAACATGGAATCCCTGGGTGAAAATCTGTGGTGCTTCATGGCGGGCTTTTTGCTTGCCGAATTGTGCGTGAGGGATGGCGTAAAGCTCATCCACTCCCCGTGGGCCAACGGCCCGGCAACGGCATCATGGGTGGCTTCGCGCCTCACGGGCATCCCTTTTGCCTTTACGGGCCGAGCTGGCGACATCTATCCGGAGGACGGCCTGCTGCGGGAAAAATCCGCAGATGCGCTCTTCATCCGCACCAACAACCACGCCAATGTGAGCTGGCTGCGCAACTTCTGCCCTGTAGGGCAGGAGCATAAAGTACACGCCATTTACAACAGCCTGACATTTACCCCCAAGGGGCAGTGCGCAGTCAGCATGCGCCCCCCTTACCGTCTGCTGGCGGTGGGGCGCTTTGCGCGCACCAAGGGCTTTCCCGACCTGCTCTCCGCCATGGCGCGCCTGCAAAGAGAAAATGTGCCAGTGAGCCTGACCCTCGTGGGCAACGGGCGCTGGCGGCTCAAGCTCATGGGTATGCGCGACCGGCTGGGCCTTAAAAATATTGTGCACATGCCTGGCTTTATCCCGCACGACCAGATCTGCGGCTACATGCTCGACCACGACATGCTCATCATGCCGAGCGTTGTCCATTCCAACGGTGACCGCGACGGCATCCCCAACGTGATCATGGAAGCCCTCTCACACCGTATGCCCGTCATTGCCACAGACGTGTGCGGCATCTCTGAAGTGATCATCAACGGAGAAACCGGCCTGCTTACCCCGCAACGCAACCCGCGCGCGCTTGCCGATGCCGTGCGACATATGGTTGAAGACCGTGAGCACGCGAGCCGCATGGCTGAGGCAGGCCGCGCCCGCGTTGAAAAAATGTTTGACCGGGAAAACAACATTACGGCCCTGCTGCGCCTTTATGTGGATGAAAGCCGTCGTTATTGGAGCCACTCCGGCCGACAGACCGGAAGCACCGCTGAAGACGGCATCCCCACCGCCATGAATGCCGGAGCGGCAGGTCACGCATGA
- a CDS encoding aminotransferase class I/II-fold pyridoxal phosphate-dependent enzyme — protein sequence MKNNHSYQAGQEAVQTPAAAESSASGFNRTRSKLAFDRLVEMGAKMGMENPLFLCHERAAKATTFISGKEYLNFSTYDYLDINAHPEITAAVSEAAAIYGTSAGASRLVGGERPPHRELERAFADLYGVEDCIVYVSGHATNVSTLGFLFGHRDAIFHDGLAHNSLVQGARLSGASRYSYAHNDCDALEEMLKAKRAEHKRAVIVTEGLFSMDGNIPDLPRIIELKKRYDCMLLVDEAHSLGVLGATGRGAHEHFNIDPTDVDMWMSTLSKSMCGCGGFIAGSHELIEFLKYGSPGFVFSVGMPPIIAVACHKALDIMLREPERVHKLQKISHFFVDYAASIGLDTGAAQGYAVVPVMVGDPMVAGFLSNALFKRGIYVMPITFPAVKEGTDRLRFFLSAAHTEEHIRTALDAVKEEIPKAWAIVDDYKRQNSSESDQA from the coding sequence ATGAAGAACAACCATTCCTATCAGGCTGGCCAAGAGGCGGTGCAAACTCCCGCCGCCGCCGAAAGCAGCGCTTCCGGATTTAACCGCACGCGTTCCAAGCTCGCCTTTGATCGGCTTGTGGAAATGGGAGCCAAGATGGGGATGGAAAATCCTCTGTTTCTTTGCCATGAGCGCGCGGCCAAGGCCACCACGTTCATTTCCGGTAAAGAATATCTCAATTTTTCCACGTACGACTATCTGGATATCAACGCTCACCCCGAGATCACCGCTGCCGTCAGCGAAGCCGCTGCCATTTACGGCACCTCTGCTGGCGCCAGCCGTCTGGTCGGCGGCGAACGTCCGCCCCACCGTGAGCTTGAGCGCGCCTTTGCCGACCTGTACGGGGTGGAAGACTGCATCGTCTATGTGAGCGGCCACGCCACCAACGTCTCTACCCTTGGCTTTCTTTTCGGCCACCGCGACGCCATCTTCCATGATGGCCTGGCTCACAACTCGCTGGTGCAGGGCGCGCGTCTTTCCGGCGCATCGCGCTACTCATACGCCCACAACGATTGCGATGCCCTTGAAGAAATGCTCAAGGCCAAACGCGCCGAGCACAAGCGCGCCGTTATCGTTACCGAAGGCCTGTTCAGCATGGACGGCAACATCCCCGATCTGCCGCGCATCATTGAACTGAAAAAACGTTACGACTGTATGCTGCTTGTGGACGAAGCCCACTCCCTTGGCGTACTTGGCGCAACTGGCCGTGGCGCGCACGAGCATTTCAATATTGATCCCACCGATGTGGATATGTGGATGAGCACGCTCTCCAAATCCATGTGCGGTTGCGGCGGCTTCATTGCAGGCAGCCACGAGCTGATCGAATTCCTCAAGTATGGTTCGCCGGGCTTTGTTTTCAGCGTGGGCATGCCCCCCATTATCGCCGTGGCCTGCCACAAGGCTCTGGACATCATGCTGCGCGAACCCGAGCGGGTGCACAAGCTGCAGAAGATTTCGCACTTCTTTGTGGACTACGCCGCCAGCATTGGCCTTGATACTGGCGCGGCCCAAGGCTATGCCGTGGTGCCGGTCATGGTGGGCGACCCCATGGTGGCGGGCTTTTTGTCCAACGCACTGTTCAAGCGCGGCATCTACGTGATGCCCATCACCTTCCCTGCTGTCAAAGAAGGCACTGACCGTCTGCGTTTCTTCCTTTCCGCAGCCCATACGGAAGAACATATCCGTACTGCGCTGGATGCCGTGAAGGAAGAAATCCCCAAGGCCTGGGCCATTGTGGACGACTACAAGCGCCAGAACTCCAGCGAGAGCGACCAGGCGTAA
- a CDS encoding efflux RND transporter periplasmic adaptor subunit, whose protein sequence is MSDMYKKTEPQARRRCFAAALSVVMLAAFLMFQNAASAAENGSIGAGATILTGKVVTTVTRAVPVPFNAVVDEVLVKPGEAVAKGAPLMRYHLQEEAERVLQREVTTGAATENLRGQVLDLDRKLAETAAQRNKARQLAASGLGSAQASSRLEDDVHSLKRRIDLLTVTIQKSEQNFSARLEELSGYFGTTIKEGERLPAFLTLTSPIDGYVLSLDATLNPGSLLAAGTTPVRVGRLDPVLIQVPVYEAEISGIKAGDSVEVEIPSLNNKKFNGTVNEISWVSNDMNVSTPSYYTVELTVPNPGLELKPGFKAVVRFKGSR, encoded by the coding sequence ATGTCTGATATGTATAAAAAAACGGAGCCGCAGGCCCGGCGCCGTTGTTTTGCAGCAGCACTGTCTGTTGTGATGCTTGCTGCTTTTTTGATGTTCCAGAACGCTGCTTCAGCTGCAGAAAATGGTTCCATAGGCGCTGGCGCGACTATTCTGACCGGCAAGGTCGTTACAACGGTCACGCGCGCTGTGCCTGTGCCCTTTAACGCAGTTGTGGACGAGGTGCTGGTCAAGCCTGGCGAAGCCGTTGCCAAGGGTGCCCCGCTGATGCGTTATCACCTTCAGGAAGAGGCCGAGCGCGTACTGCAACGAGAAGTGACCACCGGGGCCGCTACGGAGAATTTGAGAGGGCAGGTGCTTGATCTTGATCGCAAGCTTGCAGAAACGGCTGCCCAGCGCAACAAGGCCCGGCAGCTTGCCGCCTCGGGGCTCGGTTCTGCCCAGGCTTCCAGTCGACTGGAAGACGATGTCCACTCCCTAAAGCGCCGCATTGATCTTTTGACTGTGACCATTCAGAAATCTGAACAGAATTTTTCCGCTCGCCTCGAAGAACTCAGCGGCTATTTCGGCACGACCATCAAGGAAGGGGAGCGTCTGCCGGCCTTCCTTACGCTGACTTCTCCCATTGACGGCTACGTGCTGTCGCTTGACGCCACGCTCAACCCCGGTTCTCTGCTGGCCGCTGGCACCACGCCCGTGCGCGTGGGGCGGCTTGATCCCGTGCTGATCCAGGTGCCCGTTTACGAAGCCGAGATCAGCGGCATCAAGGCTGGAGACTCGGTGGAAGTTGAGATCCCTTCGCTGAACAACAAGAAGTTCAACGGTACAGTGAATGAAATTTCGTGGGTTTCTAATGACATGAACGTTTCAACCCCCTCATATTACACGGTGGAGCTTACTGTTCCCAATCCTGGTCTTGAACTCAAGCCTGGGTTCAAGGCTGTGGTGCGATTCAAAGGGAGCAGGTAA
- a CDS encoding oligosaccharide flippase family protein, which translates to MKLKSIPRRLGYILGAQWTRDLAWTAFTILLARRSPDILGQVVLALTFGYLVKTIADVGLNDFLLSTFARREGRPVALLGEVTWLKLVVLILALCVTWLVTGWQNYTPELRLVVMYIAAGLGLDGVSDSFFALCQARGRQDVEMRIRVPSALMGIGFGIACVVLGAPPIVIALYKPMESVLCIIFALLALQRNPLAGVGLDGMKDLARHMKHGLIFTCMAGCAMFYNKINVIFLKQYGGNADVGGYGVAWETVEGLSVLVSSALLGKVIFPLLAKLWQQDKDAFRQLAGQTARSLWAASLPIIFLICVESDRFLPLIYGPNYQSAVTAQRLLTPCLATAFLHNLAAYAMIGMRQHRLLLVFYLTGLVCNLVCCFTLIPAMPLEGAALSLTITKVWVALLTVGYFQWAARPMSLGQWGLMLASCAVCVGLWWGIGLVAPRELAELAGLVPLLALFWRWRPPPPFEKAAQA; encoded by the coding sequence ATGAAGCTGAAAAGCATCCCCCGACGATTGGGGTACATTCTGGGTGCGCAGTGGACGCGCGACCTGGCCTGGACCGCTTTTACCATTCTTCTTGCACGCCGCAGCCCCGATATACTGGGGCAGGTCGTGCTGGCGCTCACGTTCGGCTATCTGGTGAAAACCATAGCCGACGTGGGGCTTAATGATTTTCTGCTCTCAACATTTGCCCGGCGAGAAGGGCGCCCGGTAGCCCTGCTGGGTGAAGTCACCTGGCTCAAGCTCGTTGTGCTTATTCTGGCCCTCTGCGTTACATGGCTTGTGACCGGCTGGCAGAACTATACGCCAGAGTTGCGGCTTGTGGTCATGTACATTGCGGCGGGCCTTGGGCTGGACGGTGTGAGCGATTCTTTTTTTGCGCTGTGCCAGGCGCGGGGTCGGCAGGATGTGGAAATGCGCATCCGTGTGCCTTCCGCGCTGATGGGCATTGGCTTTGGCATCGCCTGTGTGGTGCTTGGGGCGCCGCCCATTGTGATTGCCCTGTACAAGCCCATGGAATCAGTGCTGTGCATCATTTTTGCTTTGTTGGCATTACAGCGCAATCCCTTGGCTGGTGTTGGCCTTGATGGAATGAAAGATCTGGCCCGTCACATGAAGCACGGCCTTATCTTTACCTGCATGGCTGGCTGCGCCATGTTTTATAACAAGATCAACGTCATATTTCTTAAGCAGTATGGCGGTAATGCCGATGTGGGTGGCTACGGTGTTGCCTGGGAAACCGTTGAAGGTCTGTCGGTGCTTGTTTCCAGCGCACTGTTGGGCAAGGTTATTTTTCCTCTGCTGGCAAAGCTCTGGCAGCAGGATAAGGACGCATTCCGCCAGCTGGCAGGTCAGACAGCCCGCTCCTTATGGGCTGCGTCGCTGCCCATTATTTTTCTTATCTGTGTGGAGAGCGACCGCTTTCTTCCCCTGATTTACGGCCCCAACTATCAAAGTGCTGTCACTGCTCAGCGTTTGCTTACACCGTGCCTGGCGACGGCCTTTTTGCACAACCTTGCGGCATACGCCATGATCGGCATGCGTCAACACCGATTGCTCCTGGTATTTTATCTCACAGGCCTGGTGTGCAATCTGGTGTGCTGTTTTACTCTTATTCCTGCCATGCCCCTTGAAGGTGCGGCCTTGTCCCTCACCATTACCAAGGTTTGGGTGGCTCTGCTAACAGTTGGCTATTTTCAGTGGGCCGCGCGGCCCATGTCGCTTGGGCAGTGGGGACTCATGCTTGCCAGCTGCGCCGTCTGCGTAGGACTATGGTGGGGAATAGGGCTTGTTGCGCCGCGCGAACTGGCAGAACTGGCCGGGCTTGTGCCTTTGCTGGCCTTGTTCTGGCGCTGGAGACCACCGCCGCCCTTTGAAAAAGCCGCGCAGGCCTGA